Proteins encoded by one window of Halobacteriovorax sp. GB3:
- a CDS encoding (2Fe-2S)-binding protein, whose product MQLFSDHLKAPAGCHKAFLPTVEHEFTLGDLKVLLSIELGRKNKIESFNYDFKGEVDSFLHSQFSYLKATLEGSELSNLDSLDWTSAQREGELFFIPYTLTKQLIKKLNFLGFARPIEEEGTLLCRCFGVSREKLLALLVKGEVTSALDATNLTMAQAGCASCSPDIEEFIQSYKDSLGLSIGSGEQSRFDRDQRYLLIQGKNPAYWILYIQEFLDLNCPGVDLVDLSGYDVVLSGELESSKAKEVFSKLKEETGIHFNPVL is encoded by the coding sequence ATGCAACTTTTTAGTGACCATCTAAAAGCTCCTGCAGGATGCCACAAAGCATTTCTTCCAACGGTTGAACATGAATTCACTCTTGGTGACTTAAAGGTTCTTCTTTCAATTGAGCTTGGTCGAAAAAATAAGATCGAGAGTTTTAATTACGACTTCAAAGGTGAGGTCGATTCCTTTTTACATTCTCAATTCTCCTATTTAAAGGCAACTCTAGAGGGAAGTGAACTTTCAAATTTAGATTCTCTCGACTGGACGAGTGCTCAAAGAGAGGGGGAGCTTTTTTTCATTCCCTATACTTTAACGAAACAGCTTATCAAGAAGCTAAACTTCTTAGGCTTTGCAAGACCAATTGAGGAAGAGGGAACTCTTCTTTGTCGTTGTTTTGGTGTGAGTCGTGAAAAGTTGCTGGCCCTGTTAGTTAAGGGGGAAGTGACGAGTGCTCTTGATGCCACAAATTTAACAATGGCCCAGGCCGGTTGTGCAAGCTGTTCTCCAGATATAGAAGAGTTCATTCAATCTTATAAAGACTCTCTTGGCTTAAGTATTGGAAGTGGGGAACAGTCACGCTTTGATCGCGATCAGCGCTACCTTCTTATTCAAGGGAAAAATCCGGCCTATTGGATCTTATATATTCAAGAGTTCTTAGATCTTAACTGCCCAGGTGTCGATCTTGTCGATTTAAGTGGCTACGATGTTGTTCTAAGTGGAGAACTTGAAAGCTCAAAAGCAAAAGAAGTCTTTTCTAAACTTAAAGAGGAGACTGGGATTCATTTTAATCCTGTCTTATAA
- the map gene encoding type I methionyl aminopeptidase translates to MISIKSKREIELMRETSRLAASTLEYIEPFVKPGVTTEELNQLCHDYILKHGAYPSPLNYHGFPKSVCTSRNDVICHGIPNQKEVLQDGDILNIDVTTYLNKFHGDTNKTFLVGNVSDEVKKLVDVTYQCMREGINQVRPGAHIGDIGAIIQEIAHDQGYTVVEDYCGHGIGREFHEEPQVVHVGKRGTGPEIKPGMTFTIEPMINLGVKQSKVLKDGWTVLTRDGKWSAQFEHTILVTEDGHEILTLRKEENATF, encoded by the coding sequence ATGATTTCGATTAAATCTAAAAGAGAAATTGAATTAATGAGAGAGACAAGCCGCTTAGCTGCTTCAACTCTCGAGTATATTGAACCATTTGTTAAGCCTGGTGTAACGACTGAAGAACTCAATCAGCTTTGCCATGACTATATTCTCAAGCATGGTGCCTATCCTTCGCCACTTAATTATCACGGTTTTCCTAAGAGTGTGTGTACATCGAGAAACGATGTTATTTGCCATGGTATTCCTAATCAAAAAGAAGTTCTTCAAGATGGTGATATTCTCAATATTGATGTTACGACTTATTTAAATAAATTTCATGGTGATACGAATAAAACTTTTCTTGTTGGAAACGTTAGCGACGAAGTGAAAAAGCTTGTTGATGTAACTTACCAATGTATGAGAGAGGGAATCAATCAAGTGCGCCCAGGGGCCCATATTGGTGATATCGGAGCAATTATTCAAGAGATTGCCCACGATCAAGGCTATACAGTTGTTGAAGATTACTGTGGTCATGGAATTGGGAGAGAGTTTCACGAAGAGCCTCAAGTTGTTCACGTAGGTAAACGAGGAACGGGACCAGAAATAAAGCCTGGGATGACTTTTACAATTGAGCCAATGATTAATTTAGGTGTTAAGCAGTCAAAAGTCTTGAAGGACGGTTGGACGGTACTCACTCGTGATGGGAAATGGAGTGCTCAATTTGAGCATACGATTCTTGTTACTGAAGATGGACATGAAATCCTAACTCTTAGAAAGGAAGAGAATGCAACTTTTTAG